In Allomuricauda ruestringensis DSM 13258, the following proteins share a genomic window:
- a CDS encoding YkgJ family cysteine cluster protein, whose amino-acid sequence MTLENKVQLVERLFDQLEKETLQFQKASGIGCVSGCGKCCTYPNIEASPLEFLPWAFHLFLSGKAEDALTSINEYPIMTCFMLTPVSIIGKGHCGSYRHRGLMCRLFGYATNRDKYGNLRLATCKTIKEEQADNYLVASEAILKGMDVPVFTDYYMQLNQIDFQLGSKIMPINKALKMALEEVLQYYTYRPVPSLDRECV is encoded by the coding sequence ATGACACTGGAAAATAAAGTTCAATTGGTTGAAAGGTTATTTGATCAATTGGAGAAAGAAACCCTTCAATTTCAAAAAGCATCTGGAATTGGCTGTGTTTCGGGTTGCGGAAAATGTTGTACTTACCCTAATATTGAAGCTTCTCCTTTGGAGTTTTTACCTTGGGCATTTCATCTATTTTTATCTGGTAAAGCGGAGGATGCACTTACAAGTATCAATGAATACCCGATTATGACCTGCTTTATGCTGACACCTGTTTCCATTATAGGTAAAGGCCATTGTGGGAGTTACCGTCATAGAGGCTTAATGTGCAGATTATTTGGCTACGCCACGAACAGGGACAAATATGGCAATTTACGATTGGCAACTTGTAAAACCATCAAAGAAGAACAGGCCGACAACTATCTTGTTGCGTCCGAAGCTATTTTGAAAGGAATGGATGTCCCTGTCTTTACGGACTATTATATGCAATTAAATCAAATCGATTTTCAATTGGGCTCCAAAATAATGCCCATAAACAAAGCTCTTAAAATGGCTTTGGAAGAAGTTTTACAATACTATACCTACAG